Proteins from a genomic interval of Acetobacterium woodii DSM 1030:
- a CDS encoding HdeD family acid-resistance protein produces the protein MNDFLKMSKTLGIVVAILMVVLGALIFFAPMFAAQMIMWFFIIGLIIYGAFHIILFANSEIKNGWSLTAGIMATLLGILLIFSDPLSRASTLAFMLAFITLTTGMNQITAASVMKKQGSPGTGWLLASGIINVLLSIFFIFNPFVMLLGFGIIAGVYLIFGGIALFAECMSTHML, from the coding sequence ATGAATGATTTTCTAAAAATGTCCAAAACACTTGGCATTGTTGTCGCCATTCTAATGGTCGTCCTTGGTGCTCTGATCTTTTTTGCGCCAATGTTCGCTGCGCAAATGATTATGTGGTTTTTTATTATCGGTCTTATAATTTATGGTGCATTTCATATTATTCTTTTCGCAAACAGCGAAATCAAAAATGGTTGGAGTCTAACCGCTGGCATCATGGCTACTTTATTAGGTATTCTGCTAATCTTTTCAGATCCATTATCCCGCGCCAGCACACTGGCTTTTATGTTGGCATTTATAACCTTAACCACCGGTATGAATCAGATTACAGCTGCTTCGGTTATGAAAAAACAAGGTTCTCCCGGAACCGGCTGGTTACTTGCATCTGGCATTATTAATGTACTTTTATCAATTTTCTTTATTTTCAACCCCTTTGTTATGCTTTTGGGGTTCGGCATCATTGCCGGTGTATACCTTATCTTTGGCGGGATCGCACTCTTTGCCGAATGTATGTCCACCCATATGCTATAA